One genomic segment of Desulfurispira natronophila includes these proteins:
- a CDS encoding KdsC family phosphatase, with protein MAQPVALVPVLDEACVQWQYGGKPLCLSVADTLAALLGAEQVVFLTPRASVAAALDGSGYSLIAVHARDSISRIQQHPALRESAGQPLLVVPPQWPLCRGGTLKALLDSAAGGASGLALPPLLMRNQAVHAALMAQIEQWETLPLDQFTVPAALSAGSGRPVALQMDGSESLAVFCEDDLMRLPVSYVSPGHQPDIRMLVLDVDGVMTDGGMYYLETGQELKKFSTRDGIAIKRLLRMGIEVAFLSSGLNTSLLESRARTLGVQRLYVGTDEKTVILQQWLDEMGLLPEQIAYIGDDINDLGVMAMVGLSACPADAVDMIRQRVQVVLQSRGGEGCVREFVGRYICSDEEAVARRNQSHPQ; from the coding sequence ATGGCACAACCTGTCGCCCTTGTTCCGGTGCTGGATGAGGCGTGTGTTCAGTGGCAGTACGGTGGCAAGCCTCTGTGTCTCAGTGTGGCCGATACGCTGGCGGCACTGCTGGGCGCGGAGCAGGTGGTATTCCTCACCCCCCGGGCCTCAGTTGCCGCCGCTCTGGATGGCAGTGGCTATTCGCTGATTGCTGTCCATGCCCGTGACAGCATCAGCCGGATACAGCAGCATCCGGCCCTGCGGGAATCTGCCGGGCAACCGCTGCTGGTGGTACCCCCCCAGTGGCCCCTTTGTCGTGGGGGTACCCTGAAGGCACTGCTGGACAGTGCTGCCGGAGGCGCTTCGGGCCTGGCCCTGCCGCCACTTTTAATGCGCAACCAGGCTGTTCATGCCGCCCTGATGGCTCAGATAGAGCAGTGGGAAACGCTTCCTCTGGACCAGTTTACGGTGCCTGCGGCCCTGTCAGCTGGCAGTGGCAGGCCGGTAGCCCTGCAGATGGATGGCAGTGAGTCTTTGGCTGTTTTTTGCGAGGATGACCTGATGCGCTTGCCGGTTTCGTACGTCTCTCCCGGTCATCAGCCGGATATTCGCATGCTGGTACTGGATGTGGATGGGGTTATGACCGATGGCGGCATGTACTATCTGGAAACGGGCCAGGAGCTCAAAAAGTTCTCTACCCGCGATGGCATTGCCATCAAACGTCTGCTGCGCATGGGAATCGAGGTGGCTTTCCTCAGCTCCGGCCTGAATACCAGTCTGCTGGAGTCCCGCGCTCGTACGCTGGGCGTGCAGCGCCTCTATGTGGGAACGGACGAAAAGACGGTTATTTTGCAGCAGTGGCTGGATGAGATGGGACTGCTGCCGGAGCAGATTGCCTATATCGGGGACGATATCAACGATCTGGGTGTGATGGCCATGGTGGGCCTCAGCGCCTGCCCTGCCGATGCGGTGGACATGATCCGCCAGCGGGTACAGGTGGTGTTGCAGAGCCGTGGTGGAGAAGGCTGTGTGCGGGAGTTTGTGGGACGTTACATCTGCTCCGACGAGGAGGCGGTGGCCCGCAGGAATCAGAGTCACCCACAGTGA
- the mntA gene encoding type VII toxin-antitoxin system MntA family adenylyltransferase antitoxin codes for MKRDAIVNLLQTKVPNLLAIYTFGSRVQQAATSESDLDLAVLVEGYVDPLLLWELSGELATLVDCDVDLLDMRAASTVMQYQVIVTAERWWTRDVQAGIFEAMVLSEKTELDCARADLLEDIRREGKIYG; via the coding sequence ATGAAGCGAGATGCCATTGTCAATCTGCTGCAGACAAAAGTTCCCAACCTGCTGGCGATCTACACTTTTGGCAGTCGCGTCCAGCAGGCGGCAACCAGTGAAAGTGATCTTGACCTGGCGGTGCTGGTAGAGGGGTACGTTGATCCCCTGTTGCTGTGGGAGCTTTCCGGTGAGCTGGCGACACTTGTTGACTGCGATGTTGATTTGCTGGATATGCGGGCGGCTTCCACGGTTATGCAGTATCAGGTTATTGTCACTGCTGAGCGCTGGTGGACACGGGATGTACAGGCCGGTATTTTCGAAGCCATGGTGCTGAGCGAAAAGACCGAGCTGGACTGTGCCCGTGCGGATTTGCTGGAAGATATTCGCCGGGAGGGGAAGATTTATGGCTGA
- the leuB gene encoding 3-isopropylmalate dehydrogenase, whose amino-acid sequence MSDVKKIAVLPGDGIGPEVMNVAVRVLDRVAQKHGLKFEKEFADVGGIAIDNHGKPLPDSTLELCKASDAILFGSVGGPKWESLPPEQQPERGALLPLRKIFGLYANLRPAIIFPALTGASTLKEECISGGLDILIVRELTGGIYFGQPKGREEQPERKAFDTLVYSESEIVRIAKVAFAAAMKRGKKLCSIDKANVLTTSVLWREVVLEVAKDYPEVELSHMYVDNAAMQLVRNPKQFDVILADNMFGDILSDEAAMLTGSLGMLPSASIAESAFGLYEPSGGSAPDIAGQGIANPIAQILCVAMMLKYSFGLNEASEDIERAVKTALDNNFRTGDIYSAGTIKANTTEMGKQIIDSI is encoded by the coding sequence ATGTCAGATGTCAAAAAGATTGCCGTACTGCCTGGTGATGGCATTGGCCCGGAAGTGATGAATGTGGCGGTACGTGTACTGGACCGCGTGGCCCAGAAGCACGGACTGAAGTTTGAAAAAGAGTTTGCCGATGTGGGGGGGATTGCCATCGATAATCATGGCAAGCCGCTTCCCGACAGCACCCTGGAGCTGTGCAAAGCCTCCGATGCCATTCTGTTTGGCTCCGTCGGTGGCCCCAAGTGGGAATCTCTGCCTCCTGAGCAGCAGCCGGAGCGCGGTGCCCTGCTGCCTTTGCGCAAGATCTTTGGCCTTTACGCCAACCTGCGCCCTGCCATTATTTTTCCCGCCCTGACCGGTGCCTCCACTCTCAAGGAGGAGTGCATCAGCGGTGGCCTTGACATACTGATTGTCCGGGAGCTCACCGGGGGGATCTACTTTGGCCAGCCCAAGGGACGTGAGGAGCAGCCGGAGCGCAAGGCCTTTGATACGCTGGTCTACAGCGAGTCGGAAATCGTGCGCATTGCCAAGGTCGCTTTTGCCGCTGCCATGAAGCGGGGCAAGAAGCTCTGCTCTATCGACAAGGCCAATGTACTCACCACTTCGGTGCTGTGGCGTGAGGTCGTGCTGGAAGTGGCGAAGGACTATCCCGAAGTAGAACTGAGCCACATGTACGTGGACAATGCCGCCATGCAGCTGGTGCGCAACCCCAAGCAGTTTGACGTCATCCTGGCCGACAATATGTTTGGCGATATTCTCAGCGACGAAGCGGCTATGCTGACCGGCTCCCTGGGGATGCTGCCCTCTGCCTCTATTGCCGAGTCGGCCTTTGGCCTTTACGAGCCCTCTGGTGGCTCTGCGCCGGATATCGCGGGACAGGGCATTGCTAACCCCATTGCCCAGATCCTCTGTGTGGCCATGATGCTCAAGTACTCCTTTGGGCTGAACGAGGCTTCCGAGGACATTGAGCGCGCCGTGAAAACCGCGCTGGATAATAACTTCCGTACCGGCGACATCTATTCTGCCGGAACCATCAAGGCGAATACGACTGAGATGGGCAAGCAGATTATCGACAGCATCTAA
- a CDS encoding transcriptional repressor — protein sequence MQNSTDEVQQKVEYFSTVVRDAGVKVTHQRLEIFREIVTHSGHPDVETIHQGVRQRIPTVSLDTVYRTLWMLLDLGLIATLGSPRERTRFDANTRPHHHFICKRCGIARDFYSVECDQITIPPEVHTMGSVEKTQVEIQGVCHQCNKVNSLPSK from the coding sequence GTGCAGAATTCAACAGACGAAGTGCAGCAAAAGGTTGAGTATTTTTCCACCGTAGTCCGCGATGCTGGGGTCAAAGTTACTCACCAGCGCCTGGAAATCTTTCGCGAAATTGTCACCCACAGTGGGCACCCCGACGTAGAAACTATTCACCAAGGCGTGCGCCAACGCATTCCCACAGTATCTTTGGATACCGTATACCGCACCTTGTGGATGCTGCTGGACCTGGGACTGATTGCCACCCTGGGATCTCCGCGAGAACGCACCCGTTTTGACGCCAACACCCGCCCCCATCACCACTTCATCTGTAAACGCTGCGGTATAGCCCGGGACTTTTACAGTGTGGAGTGCGACCAGATAACCATTCCACCGGAGGTTCACACCATGGGTTCGGTGGAGAAAACCCAGGTAGAGATTCAGGGGGTATGTCACCAGTGCAACAAAGTAAACTCTCTCCCCAGCAAGTAA
- a CDS encoding DUF3427 domain-containing protein — protein MKNQQGFYEQVIYELLQSEISRLPADSWQVEKAAIDKADSHEILADYLAGLIKKAFQSLPQQGRLERQIQLANDIIDRLQRSENMQEFESFKVSKEAKVLHSILHISQLQPKTRPVSGLSQCSLFTGAAMEPSLASELQKEIATSHRIDILMSFIRWSGLRIIADELIDFTQNRGGHLRIITTTYMGATEIAALNFLSKLPNTEIRVSTDNKRTRLHAKAYYFYRNTGFSTAYVGSSNISNPALTTGLEWNMKISQVHEPHILKKFEGTFESYWNSPDFLAYSAESHKEIAESLESYSGKQSESAAFQFDIRPYPFQKEILEKLQAEREVHDKWKNLVVAATGTGKTVIAAFDFKRFREKYPQARFLFIAHRQEILTQSLYCFRGILRDQNFGELFVGNHTPNQFNHLFVSVQMLHSQQLWRKLPKDHYDYIVVDEFHHAEANTYRQSLTFFTPKILLGLTATPERMDGGDILGYFDNRIAAEIRLPEAIERGLLAPFQYFGVSDSTNYKNLTWSRGGYKNSELERLLTGNDLRLQIVLNALEKYIPSQENVVGLGFCVSVAHAEYMAEAFCQRSIPAAALTSHSDAATREQARNQLERREIRFIFTVDLFNEGVDIPAVNTVLFLRPTESLTIFLQQLGRGLRLYEGKECLTVLDFIGQAHQSFRYDQRFRALVGRTNAAVQREVEESFPHLPSGCVIKLERTAKEHVLNNIRSAISNNRRALVRQIANFEVEYRQPLSLQHFVEAYQLDLSALYRRGNWSELCADAGVIQEYNDPHRKYFASAMKRILHFDSRRMIQALQAILDGKTPAAGQTNTLLQHMLYISIWQKPLDSHGFSTLQEAWQCLRDNRQVVSEMRQLLKLLHHSIHFVDTPPNLPFECPLDLHCHYTRDEILAALGEASPTAIPAFREGVRYVKHSNTDVLLVTLNKSEEHYSPTTMYDDYAISEELFHWQSQSTTSVESPTGQRYLRGTSNVLLFVRENKKVDGITMPYCFLGPVQYARHDGSKPISIVWKLKHSLPAQLWRETGRLAAV, from the coding sequence GTGAAGAACCAGCAGGGGTTTTACGAGCAGGTTATCTATGAATTACTGCAGAGTGAAATCAGTCGCTTGCCGGCAGATTCGTGGCAAGTGGAAAAGGCTGCAATAGATAAGGCTGATTCACACGAAATACTGGCGGACTACCTGGCAGGGCTTATCAAAAAAGCTTTCCAGTCACTGCCACAGCAGGGTCGACTGGAAAGGCAAATCCAGTTGGCAAACGATATCATTGATCGCCTTCAGCGCAGTGAAAACATGCAAGAATTTGAGTCCTTCAAGGTTTCCAAAGAAGCCAAGGTACTGCACAGCATTCTACATATCTCACAGCTTCAGCCTAAAACCCGGCCGGTAAGCGGCCTCAGTCAGTGCTCTCTCTTTACTGGCGCAGCCATGGAACCAAGTCTTGCCAGTGAGCTGCAGAAGGAAATTGCCACATCTCACCGCATAGATATTCTCATGTCCTTTATCCGCTGGAGTGGTCTGCGAATAATCGCCGATGAACTTATTGACTTCACCCAAAATAGGGGTGGGCACTTGCGCATTATCACCACCACCTATATGGGGGCGACAGAAATCGCCGCTCTGAACTTCTTGAGTAAACTCCCCAACACCGAGATACGCGTTTCTACCGACAACAAGCGCACACGTTTGCACGCTAAGGCCTACTACTTCTACCGTAACACGGGGTTTTCCACCGCCTATGTGGGCTCATCCAATATTTCGAATCCCGCTTTGACCACCGGGCTCGAGTGGAACATGAAGATATCCCAAGTCCATGAACCCCATATCTTAAAGAAATTTGAGGGCACCTTTGAGAGCTACTGGAATAGCCCTGACTTCCTCGCATACTCTGCAGAATCTCATAAAGAAATAGCTGAATCCCTTGAGTCATACTCAGGCAAGCAAAGTGAATCAGCGGCCTTTCAGTTTGATATCAGACCATACCCTTTCCAAAAAGAAATTTTAGAAAAACTCCAAGCAGAGCGTGAGGTCCACGACAAGTGGAAAAACTTAGTGGTCGCAGCAACGGGTACCGGCAAGACCGTCATCGCTGCTTTTGACTTCAAGCGCTTTCGTGAAAAATACCCCCAAGCTCGCTTTCTCTTTATTGCACACCGTCAAGAAATTCTTACCCAGAGCCTCTACTGTTTTCGAGGCATATTGCGAGATCAGAATTTTGGGGAACTCTTTGTGGGCAACCATACTCCCAACCAGTTTAACCATCTCTTTGTTTCGGTGCAGATGCTCCACTCCCAGCAGCTCTGGCGCAAACTTCCCAAGGATCACTACGACTACATTGTGGTTGATGAATTCCACCACGCTGAAGCCAACACCTATCGCCAATCCCTCACCTTCTTCACCCCCAAGATACTGCTTGGGCTGACCGCCACACCTGAGCGAATGGATGGTGGCGACATTCTGGGCTACTTTGACAATCGCATAGCGGCAGAAATTCGCCTGCCGGAAGCGATTGAGCGGGGCCTATTGGCACCATTTCAGTATTTTGGCGTAAGTGACTCAACCAACTACAAGAATTTAACATGGAGCCGAGGGGGATATAAGAACTCAGAGCTGGAAAGGCTACTCACTGGCAATGACCTGCGACTTCAAATTGTTCTCAACGCACTGGAAAAGTATATTCCTTCGCAGGAAAACGTGGTGGGACTTGGCTTTTGTGTCAGCGTTGCCCACGCCGAATACATGGCAGAGGCCTTTTGCCAGCGAAGTATCCCTGCCGCTGCCTTGACCTCACATTCAGATGCCGCAACCCGTGAGCAAGCAAGAAATCAACTGGAACGAAGAGAGATCAGGTTTATTTTCACCGTTGACCTGTTCAATGAGGGCGTCGATATTCCTGCCGTCAATACCGTGCTCTTCTTGCGTCCAACGGAAAGCCTGACCATATTTTTGCAGCAACTTGGCCGCGGGCTTCGACTCTATGAAGGCAAAGAGTGCCTGACGGTTCTCGATTTTATCGGGCAAGCTCATCAGAGTTTTCGCTATGATCAGCGCTTTCGCGCCCTTGTGGGACGTACAAACGCCGCCGTTCAGCGGGAAGTGGAAGAAAGCTTCCCGCACTTACCCAGTGGATGCGTCATTAAACTGGAGCGTACCGCCAAAGAGCACGTCCTAAATAACATTCGCTCCGCCATCAGCAACAACCGACGCGCACTGGTACGGCAAATAGCCAATTTCGAAGTGGAGTACCGTCAGCCACTCTCTTTGCAACATTTCGTGGAAGCGTATCAGCTTGATTTGAGCGCACTATATCGTAGAGGAAACTGGTCTGAACTCTGCGCTGATGCCGGGGTCATCCAAGAGTACAACGATCCCCATCGAAAGTATTTTGCCAGTGCCATGAAGCGTATCTTGCACTTCGATTCGCGACGCATGATCCAAGCGCTACAAGCGATTCTGGATGGGAAAACCCCAGCAGCCGGGCAAACCAATACCCTCTTGCAGCATATGCTTTACATCAGTATCTGGCAAAAGCCACTTGACTCCCACGGCTTTTCAACGCTTCAAGAAGCTTGGCAGTGCTTGCGGGATAATCGGCAAGTAGTTTCAGAAATGCGCCAACTCCTGAAACTGCTCCACCACTCAATTCATTTTGTCGATACCCCACCAAATTTGCCATTTGAGTGCCCACTGGACTTACACTGTCACTACACCAGAGATGAAATACTTGCCGCCTTGGGTGAGGCCTCGCCAACAGCTATTCCGGCCTTCCGTGAAGGCGTTAGGTACGTGAAGCACAGCAATACGGACGTTCTCTTGGTTACACTCAACAAATCCGAAGAACACTATTCGCCAACAACCATGTACGATGACTATGCCATCAGTGAAGAGCTTTTCCACTGGCAATCGCAAAGCACGACTTCGGTAGAGTCACCCACTGGACAGCGCTATCTCAGGGGAACCAGTAATGTTTTGCTGTTTGTGCGCGAGAACAAGAAAGTTGATGGAATTACCATGCCCTATTGCTTTTTAGGACCAGTACAATATGCTCGACATGATGGCAGCAAGCCAATTAGCATTGTGTGGAAGCTCAAGCACTCGCTCCCAGCTCAACTATGGCGAGAGACCGGCAGACTGGCGGCAGTGTAA
- the aroF gene encoding 3-deoxy-7-phosphoheptulonate synthase, which yields MIVHIASDAPKELIQQCVEHYQAFVIDDAGQQALVTSSQVKKLDERFTSLAERTFAFDSDIQLASRLYQGGTRTIELPGGITVGGDTGHTAFISGPCSVESEGQIETVAQALQQSGIKILRAGCYKPRTSPYSFQGMAEEGLQILDRVRKKYGLGIITEVRDATHVDQVIEYSDIIQIGAKAMYDQGILRRCATIRKPVLLKRGFGTNLQEFVQAAEFILSGGNPNVMLCERGIRTFETKTRFTLDLCGVAYLKEHTNLPIFVDPSHAMGYAYGVADLTRASTAMGVDGLLIESHPNPREALSDASQQLTLEQMAQLRQSIVPVAQAVGRTVV from the coding sequence ATGATTGTCCACATAGCCTCGGATGCTCCCAAAGAGCTGATTCAGCAGTGTGTTGAGCACTATCAGGCGTTTGTTATTGACGATGCTGGCCAGCAAGCGCTGGTCACCTCGTCCCAGGTTAAAAAGCTGGATGAGCGTTTTACTTCACTGGCCGAGCGCACCTTCGCTTTTGACAGTGATATCCAGCTGGCCAGTCGCCTGTATCAGGGCGGCACCCGCACCATTGAACTCCCCGGCGGCATCACGGTTGGTGGTGACACTGGCCATACCGCTTTTATCAGCGGTCCCTGCTCAGTGGAGTCGGAAGGACAGATCGAAACCGTAGCTCAGGCATTGCAGCAAAGTGGCATCAAAATACTGCGGGCGGGTTGTTACAAACCCCGCACCTCGCCATACTCCTTCCAGGGAATGGCGGAAGAGGGACTGCAGATACTGGACCGGGTCCGCAAAAAGTATGGCCTGGGTATTATCACGGAAGTGCGCGATGCGACCCACGTAGATCAGGTGATTGAGTACAGCGATATTATCCAGATTGGCGCCAAGGCCATGTATGATCAGGGCATTTTGCGCCGCTGCGCCACTATTCGCAAGCCGGTGCTGCTGAAGCGGGGCTTTGGCACCAACCTGCAGGAGTTTGTGCAGGCGGCGGAATTTATCCTCAGTGGTGGTAACCCCAATGTCATGCTGTGCGAGCGCGGCATTCGCACCTTCGAGACCAAGACCCGCTTTACCCTGGATCTGTGCGGTGTGGCCTATTTGAAAGAGCACACCAATTTGCCCATTTTTGTCGATCCCTCCCATGCCATGGGCTACGCCTATGGTGTGGCCGACCTTACCCGGGCTAGCACCGCCATGGGTGTAGATGGCTTGCTCATCGAGTCCCATCCAAACCCCAGGGAGGCCCTTTCTGACGCCTCCCAGCAGCTGACGCTGGAGCAGATGGCCCAGCTGCGACAGAGTATTGTCCCCGTGGCCCAGGCCGTGGGTCGCACGGTGGTTTGA
- the katG gene encoding catalase/peroxidase HPI, translating into MSQSTPSHGKCPVTGKTGSTTSGRGPTVRDWWPEQLNLGILHQHAPASNPLGTDFNYAEEFKKLDLKALKEDLYALMTDSQEWWPADYGHYGGLFIRMAWHSAGSYRSADGRGGGGTGNLRFAPINSWPDNANLDKARRLLWPIKQKYGNRISWADLLILTGNCALESMGFKTFGFGGGREDIWQPEEDIYWGSEAEWLGDNRYSGERKLENPLAAVQMGLIYVNPEGPDGNPDPVASGEDVRVTFARMGMNDEETVALVAGGHTFGKCHGAGDPSLVGPEPEAAPIEEQGLGWKSSHGTGKGPDTITSGIEGAWKPNPTKWDMGYLKVLFKYEWELVKSPAGAQQWLAKDVEEEDMVVDAHDPSKKLRPMMTTADLSLRYDPIYEPISRRFLENPQEFADAFARAWFKLTHRDMGPKARYLGPEVPAEDLVWQDPLPPVDHPLVDEQDAARLKKQVLDSGLSVAELVSTAWASASTFRGSDKRGGANGARIRLAPQKDWEVNEPQQLAKVLGTLEKTQQEFNRSQSGGKQISLADLIVLAGCAAVEKAARDAGSDVIVPFTPGRTDASQEQTDVESFELLEPEADGFRNYQKKAYTVRAEEMLVDKAQLLTLSAPEMTVLIGGLRMLGANTGQTGYGVFTPRPGVLSNDFFVNLLDMGTIWAPLSEDGETFQGRDRKTGEVKWTGTRVDLIFGSNSQLRALAEVYAQSDAGEKFVRDFVAAWNKVMNLDRFDLN; encoded by the coding sequence ATGAGTCAAAGCACACCATCCCACGGCAAATGCCCCGTTACCGGCAAAACTGGAAGCACCACCAGCGGTCGTGGCCCTACGGTACGCGACTGGTGGCCTGAACAGCTGAACCTGGGGATTCTGCACCAGCATGCCCCTGCCTCCAATCCCCTGGGCACCGATTTCAACTACGCGGAAGAGTTCAAAAAGCTTGACCTGAAAGCCCTCAAAGAAGACCTGTATGCCCTGATGACCGATTCCCAGGAGTGGTGGCCCGCCGACTATGGCCACTACGGGGGACTGTTCATTCGCATGGCCTGGCACAGTGCCGGCAGCTATCGCAGCGCCGATGGACGCGGCGGCGGTGGAACCGGCAACCTGCGCTTTGCCCCCATTAACAGCTGGCCCGACAACGCCAACCTGGACAAGGCGCGCCGCCTGCTCTGGCCCATCAAACAAAAGTACGGCAACCGGATTTCCTGGGCTGACCTCCTTATTCTGACCGGCAACTGCGCCCTGGAGTCCATGGGCTTTAAAACCTTTGGCTTTGGTGGTGGTCGCGAGGATATCTGGCAGCCCGAAGAGGATATCTACTGGGGATCGGAAGCCGAGTGGCTCGGCGACAACCGCTACAGCGGTGAACGCAAATTGGAGAACCCTCTGGCCGCTGTTCAGATGGGACTGATCTACGTCAACCCGGAAGGTCCCGATGGCAACCCCGACCCCGTTGCCTCCGGCGAAGACGTGCGGGTTACCTTTGCCCGCATGGGCATGAATGACGAAGAGACCGTGGCTCTGGTAGCTGGTGGTCACACCTTCGGCAAGTGCCACGGCGCCGGTGACCCCTCCCTGGTGGGGCCAGAGCCAGAGGCTGCTCCGATTGAAGAGCAGGGACTTGGCTGGAAAAGCTCCCACGGCACCGGCAAGGGCCCCGACACCATTACCAGCGGCATTGAGGGGGCCTGGAAACCCAACCCTACCAAGTGGGACATGGGGTACCTCAAGGTTCTGTTCAAGTACGAGTGGGAGTTGGTCAAAAGTCCTGCCGGCGCGCAGCAGTGGCTGGCCAAGGACGTGGAAGAAGAGGATATGGTCGTGGACGCCCATGATCCATCCAAAAAGCTGCGGCCCATGATGACCACCGCCGACCTCTCCCTGCGCTACGATCCCATTTACGAACCCATTTCACGCCGCTTTCTGGAAAACCCGCAAGAGTTCGCCGATGCCTTTGCCCGTGCCTGGTTCAAGCTGACCCACCGGGATATGGGCCCCAAGGCCCGCTATCTGGGGCCGGAAGTGCCAGCTGAGGATCTGGTCTGGCAAGATCCGCTCCCACCGGTTGACCACCCGCTGGTTGACGAGCAGGATGCGGCCCGGCTCAAAAAGCAGGTTCTGGACTCAGGCCTGAGCGTAGCCGAACTGGTCAGCACCGCCTGGGCCTCGGCCTCCACCTTCCGTGGCTCCGACAAGCGCGGTGGTGCCAATGGTGCCCGCATCCGCCTGGCCCCCCAGAAGGACTGGGAAGTCAATGAGCCGCAGCAGTTGGCCAAGGTGCTGGGGACACTGGAGAAAACTCAGCAGGAGTTCAACCGCAGCCAAAGCGGCGGCAAGCAGATATCCCTGGCCGACCTGATTGTGCTGGCTGGCTGCGCCGCTGTGGAAAAAGCCGCCCGCGACGCAGGCAGCGATGTCATCGTTCCCTTTACCCCTGGCCGCACCGATGCCTCCCAGGAGCAGACCGATGTGGAATCCTTTGAGCTGCTGGAGCCGGAGGCCGACGGCTTCCGCAATTACCAGAAGAAAGCGTACACCGTGCGTGCCGAGGAAATGCTGGTAGACAAAGCTCAGCTGCTGACCCTCAGTGCCCCGGAAATGACCGTACTGATCGGTGGCCTGCGCATGCTGGGTGCCAATACCGGTCAGACCGGGTACGGTGTGTTTACCCCGCGCCCGGGTGTGCTGAGCAATGACTTCTTTGTCAATCTGCTGGATATGGGAACCATCTGGGCACCCCTTTCGGAGGATGGTGAGACCTTCCAGGGCCGCGACCGCAAAACGGGAGAGGTAAAGTGGACCGGCACCCGGGTGGATCTGATTTTCGGCTCCAACTCCCAGCTGCGCGCACTGGCCGAAGTCTATGCCCAGAGCGACGCCGGGGAAAAATTTGTTCGCGACTTCGTAGCCGCCTGGAACAAGGTGATGAATCTGGATCGCTTTGACCTGAACTGA
- a CDS encoding CBS domain-containing protein, producing MKISASLYSSKDTPLPQLMQELDNLHIDYIHIDCNDDLSVFDDIEEIRTISRTPIDIHIISDDPAKFYPALQKHRPELVTFQHENLRGPLPPLPVGVKSRIGVAFVSDTPIEAFEHYRPLCSFVLFMTTVPGQSGGQFDQDTFQKIRQFQERYPGTRIHVDGGVNDEVSFILRNMGVYCSVSGSYLMQAKDKPGALLRLRSPYIEGQYRVRDFMILRHELPVIAESDANDLRQLLVCVHESRQGFALVADADGKLAGIVTDRDIRAALIKHLDDLEAICSSDLINPRPVTVDGDSTIGQMLELIRDCPFPIRFLPVVDSDNTLIGAIAFNNLIKGEL from the coding sequence ATGAAAATATCCGCATCACTGTACAGCAGCAAAGACACGCCGCTCCCCCAGCTCATGCAGGAGCTGGACAACCTGCATATTGACTATATTCACATTGACTGCAACGACGATCTTTCTGTCTTTGACGACATTGAGGAGATCCGGACGATCAGTCGCACGCCTATTGATATTCACATTATTTCCGACGATCCGGCCAAGTTTTATCCCGCCCTGCAGAAGCACCGCCCGGAACTGGTGACGTTCCAGCACGAAAATCTGCGCGGGCCCTTGCCTCCGCTGCCGGTGGGTGTCAAGAGTCGTATCGGGGTGGCTTTTGTCAGCGATACGCCCATCGAGGCCTTTGAGCACTATCGTCCCTTGTGCTCTTTTGTGCTCTTTATGACCACGGTGCCGGGCCAGAGTGGCGGTCAGTTTGATCAGGATACTTTCCAGAAGATTCGCCAATTTCAGGAGCGTTACCCCGGTACTCGCATCCATGTGGATGGCGGGGTCAACGACGAGGTCTCCTTTATCCTGCGCAACATGGGTGTCTACTGCAGTGTTTCCGGCTCCTACCTGATGCAGGCCAAGGACAAGCCCGGTGCCCTGCTGCGTCTGCGCAGCCCCTACATCGAGGGGCAGTACCGGGTGCGGGACTTTATGATTCTGCGTCATGAGCTGCCGGTGATTGCTGAAAGTGACGCCAATGATCTGCGTCAGCTGCTGGTATGTGTTCACGAATCGCGCCAGGGTTTTGCGTTGGTGGCGGATGCGGACGGCAAGCTGGCGGGGATTGTCACGGACCGGGATATTCGCGCTGCTCTGATCAAGCACCTGGATGACCTGGAGGCGATCTGTTCCAGCGATCTCATTAACCCCCGGCCGGTAACCGTCGATGGTGACAGTACTATTGGCCAGATGCTGGAGCTGATTCGCGACTGCCCCTTCCCCATTCGCTTTCTTCCGGTGGTGGACTCCGACAACACCTTGATTGGAGCCATTGCCTTTAACAATCTCATCAAAGGTGAATTATGA